A region of the Akkermansia muciniphila genome:
GATACCGTGAACCCGAGTTTATGGCGCGTCTCCCAGCTTAATGCCAAAAGCGGGCTGTTCAAGGTCATGGACGGCATTTACCAAATTCGCGGGTTTGATCTTTCGAACATGACTATTATTGAAGGAAAGGAAGGCCTCATCATCATTGACCCCCTCATCTCGGAAGAAACCGCAAAAGCGGGGCTTGACCTCTACTATCGGGAAGTGGAACAGCCGGAGACGGGGAAACGTCCGGTCAAGGCAGTTGTATACACGCACTCCCATGTCGACCACTTTGGAGGGGTCAAGGGAGTAGCAACGGAGCAAGACGTCAAATCCGGTAAAACGCAGATACTGGCGCCGGAGGGATTCCTGAAAGAAGCCGTTTCCGAAAACGTCTATGCCGGCAATGCCATGGGGAGGCGCTCCACGTACATGTATGCGGCGCCCTTTAACAAGGGGCCGGAGGGTACCGTAGGCTCCGGCCTGGGAACCGCTAGCTCCAGCGGAACCATTACAGTCATTCCGCCTACTGATACAATCACCAAAACGGGTGAAACAAGAACGATAGACGGAGTGGAGATGGAATTCATGATGGCTCCCGGAACAGAAGCCCCTTCTGAAATGCTGATGTATCTCCCTCAATTCAAGGCGCTTTGCAGTGCGGAGGACGCGACCCATACCATGCATAACCTTTATACCCTGAGAGGAGCCAAGGTTCGGGACGCAAGCAACTGGTGGAAGGCTCTTGATGAAGCCATTCAGCGTTATGGAGACAAAACGGAAGTCTTATTCGCACAGCACCACTGGCCGAGATGGGGGAAAGAACGCATCAGCCAGTTCCTGGCCAAGGAACGCAACGGCTACAAATACATGCACGACCGGACGTTGAACCTGATTAACAAAGGGTATACTCCTGTAGAAATTGCGGAAATGATCAAGCTGCCGCCGGAAATAGACAAGCAATGGTACTTCCGGGGCTATTACGGTACGCTGAACCACAACGCCAAAGCCATCTATCAACGGTACATGGGCTGGTATGACGGCAACCCGGCCAACCTGTATGCCCTGCCGCCCGTGGAAGCGGCCAGGCGCTATGTGGAACTGGCGGGAGGGGCCGACAAGATGATAGACAACGCCCAAAAGGCCTTTGACAAGGGAGACTACCGCTGGACTGCCGAAGTATTAAAGCACGTGGTTTTTGCCGATCCCCAAAACAGCAAGGCAAGAAATCTGGCGTCGGACGCTCTTGAACAGCTCGGCTACCAGGCGGAATCCGGCCCCTGGCGCAATGAATTTCTCGTCGGCGCCTACGAACTGAGAAACGGCCTGCTTCAGAACCCTCTGGATCTTGTATCCAGGGATATTCTGTCCAACCTCACGCCGAAAATGCTCTTTGACTACATGGGCATCAGTCTCAATGCCGAGAAATCCAAAGGGAAAAAGCTCGCTTTCAACTGGATAGACCAAAATGGAAAACCATACGGCTTCTGGGTTGAGGACGAAGTACTGATGTACCGCGAAGGAAAACCGGTCGATCATCCTGATGCAGTAATTACCGGAGACAAGCTCAACTTCACCCTTATTGCCATGCAGGCCATGCCCTTGAAGGAAGCCCTGGACAAGAGCATGATCAAGATCGAAGGCAATACGGACAAATTCAAGGAACTGATCGGATGCATGGACAAGTTCAATGGAAACTTCAACATCATAGAACCCTGACCTTTCATTGTCTTTTTAAAAAACCGCTTTTCCCAGAATTAGGGAAAAGCGGTTTTTTGTGTATGTTCCAGAAC
Encoded here:
- a CDS encoding alkyl/aryl-sulfatase, which codes for MATLKDPNIKNKEGRTVFDISAFDFTKDKPAPDTVNPSLWRVSQLNAKSGLFKVMDGIYQIRGFDLSNMTIIEGKEGLIIIDPLISEETAKAGLDLYYREVEQPETGKRPVKAVVYTHSHVDHFGGVKGVATEQDVKSGKTQILAPEGFLKEAVSENVYAGNAMGRRSTYMYAAPFNKGPEGTVGSGLGTASSSGTITVIPPTDTITKTGETRTIDGVEMEFMMAPGTEAPSEMLMYLPQFKALCSAEDATHTMHNLYTLRGAKVRDASNWWKALDEAIQRYGDKTEVLFAQHHWPRWGKERISQFLAKERNGYKYMHDRTLNLINKGYTPVEIAEMIKLPPEIDKQWYFRGYYGTLNHNAKAIYQRYMGWYDGNPANLYALPPVEAARRYVELAGGADKMIDNAQKAFDKGDYRWTAEVLKHVVFADPQNSKARNLASDALEQLGYQAESGPWRNEFLVGAYELRNGLLQNPLDLVSRDILSNLTPKMLFDYMGISLNAEKSKGKKLAFNWIDQNGKPYGFWVEDEVLMYREGKPVDHPDAVITGDKLNFTLIAMQAMPLKEALDKSMIKIEGNTDKFKELIGCMDKFNGNFNIIEP